The Desulfuromonadales bacterium genome has a window encoding:
- a CDS encoding nitrate reductase: protein MDRREFIKRTAALAAASYVGINLPFGLGNLAQGLDAETWVAGTCRLCGTGCRLELGLNKGKPVALRGIADSRTNLGYLCMKGTLFYQLIGHPDRLTQPLYRARKDQPFQAISWDRALDIAAGEFAGAVKAHGSNAVAYYGSGQCLTEETYLFQKVMRGGLQTNNVEGNPRLCMASAVGGYLTSFGADEPIGSYADIEKAECFFLIGSNMAEAHPVVFRRLLKRKQENPAVKVINADPRISPTSRLADLHLQFRPGTDLALLNAMAWVILEEKLHDEAFIRDYCVFKAGKGDTIDLAAFRASLDEYTPEKTAAICGGNITPEVIRTAARWFAESAGTMSLWCMGINQRQQGVWANNLIHNLHLLTGQLCKPGADSFSLTGQPNACGGVREAGGLCHVLPGHRPVEVEPARNQVEDAWGIPRGRIPSAPGLHTMAMFQAVNEGKVKAIWINCTSPAQSLPNADLYRQGLRREDVFVLCTDIFPTRTTELANLILPTAFHFEKTGVYGCTERRSQLTPKAVDAPGQAKPEVWIVREWALRLAKELGDPVIARTVEPFAGLEPDVALPEAIWNEYTQKLTKGRDNDLRGATYQVLRQMPDGVQWPAATEAYARTGGTVRKFVRGLDPLADEEAKGSDKPFIFYGPAHADRKLYIWQRKYVGAAEEPDQEYPVYLSNGRIVDHWHTTSMTGRIPALMRANPYAYIEINPKDAARLGIAPNDMVEVESRRGKTTFPAKVIEGPMAGMVFVYWHDMDEERMINKVTMDAFDPGSKEPEFKISACRIRRVSGPKALKPFIVKM from the coding sequence ATGGACAGACGGGAATTCATCAAGAGAACCGCCGCGCTCGCCGCTGCTTCCTATGTCGGGATCAATCTGCCTTTCGGCCTGGGCAACCTGGCCCAGGGGCTGGACGCGGAAACCTGGGTGGCCGGCACCTGCCGGCTCTGCGGCACCGGCTGCCGCCTCGAGCTCGGACTGAACAAAGGCAAGCCGGTGGCCCTGCGCGGCATCGCCGATTCCCGCACCAACCTGGGCTACCTGTGCATGAAGGGGACCCTCTTCTATCAGCTGATCGGCCACCCCGACCGTCTCACCCAACCCCTTTACCGGGCCAGAAAGGACCAGCCGTTCCAGGCGATCTCCTGGGACCGGGCCCTCGATATCGCCGCCGGGGAATTCGCCGGGGCGGTCAAGGCGCACGGCAGCAATGCCGTCGCCTACTACGGCTCGGGGCAGTGCCTCACCGAAGAGACCTACCTCTTCCAGAAAGTCATGCGCGGCGGGCTGCAGACCAACAACGTGGAGGGGAATCCCCGGCTGTGCATGGCCAGCGCCGTCGGCGGCTACCTGACTTCTTTCGGCGCCGACGAACCGATCGGCTCCTACGCCGATATCGAAAAGGCCGAGTGTTTCTTCCTCATCGGCAGCAACATGGCCGAGGCGCATCCGGTCGTCTTTCGCCGTCTCCTCAAGCGCAAGCAGGAGAACCCGGCGGTCAAGGTGATCAATGCCGACCCGCGCATCTCCCCCACCTCGCGCCTGGCCGACCTCCACCTGCAGTTCCGCCCCGGCACCGATCTCGCCCTGCTCAACGCCATGGCCTGGGTGATCCTGGAGGAAAAGCTGCACGACGAAGCGTTCATCCGCGATTACTGCGTCTTCAAGGCGGGCAAGGGGGACACTATCGATCTCGCCGCCTTCCGCGCCTCCCTCGACGAGTACACGCCGGAAAAAACGGCGGCAATCTGCGGCGGCAACATCACCCCTGAGGTGATCCGCACCGCCGCCCGCTGGTTTGCCGAGTCGGCGGGGACGATGAGCCTGTGGTGCATGGGGATCAACCAGCGCCAGCAGGGGGTCTGGGCCAACAACCTGATCCACAATCTGCACCTGCTCACCGGCCAGCTCTGCAAGCCGGGGGCGGACAGCTTCTCCCTCACCGGGCAGCCGAATGCCTGCGGCGGCGTGCGCGAGGCGGGCGGCCTCTGCCATGTTCTGCCGGGCCATCGGCCGGTGGAAGTGGAACCGGCGCGCAACCAGGTGGAGGACGCCTGGGGCATCCCCCGCGGCCGCATTCCTTCGGCGCCCGGGCTGCATACCATGGCGATGTTCCAGGCGGTCAACGAGGGGAAGGTGAAGGCGATCTGGATCAACTGCACCAGCCCGGCGCAGAGCCTGCCCAACGCCGACCTCTACCGCCAGGGGCTGCGGCGGGAGGATGTCTTCGTCCTCTGCACCGACATCTTTCCCACCCGCACCACCGAACTGGCCAACCTGATCCTGCCCACCGCTTTCCATTTCGAAAAGACCGGCGTCTACGGCTGCACCGAGCGCCGCTCCCAGCTCACCCCGAAGGCGGTCGACGCTCCCGGCCAGGCCAAGCCGGAGGTCTGGATCGTCCGCGAGTGGGCCCTGCGCCTGGCGAAGGAACTTGGCGATCCGGTGATCGCCAGAACCGTCGAGCCCTTTGCCGGGCTGGAGCCCGACGTCGCCCTGCCCGAGGCGATCTGGAACGAGTACACGCAGAAGCTGACCAAGGGGCGCGACAACGACCTGCGCGGCGCGACCTATCAGGTGCTGCGGCAGATGCCCGACGGCGTGCAGTGGCCGGCGGCGACGGAGGCCTACGCCCGCACCGGCGGCACGGTCAGGAAGTTCGTCCGCGGTCTCGACCCGCTGGCCGACGAAGAGGCGAAGGGGAGCGACAAGCCCTTCATCTTCTACGGTCCGGCGCACGCCGACCGCAAGCTCTACATCTGGCAGCGCAAGTACGTCGGCGCGGCGGAGGAGCCGGACCAGGAGTACCCGGTCTACCTCTCCAACGGGCGCATCGTCGACCACTGGCACACCACCAGCATGACCGGGCGTATCCCGGCCCTGATGCGGGCGAACCCCTACGCTTACATCGAAATCAACCCGAAGGACGCCGCCCGTCTGGGAATCGCCCCCAACGACATGGTGGAAGTCGAGTCGCGGCGCGGCAAGACGACTTTCCCGGCCAAGGTCATCGAGGGGCCGATGGCGGGGATGGTCTTCGTCTACTGGCACGACATGGACGAGGAGCGGATGATCAACAAGGTGACGATGGACGCCTTCGATCCGGGCTCGAAGGAGCCGGAGTTCAAAATCAGCGCTTGCCGCATCCGGCGCGTCTCCGGGCCGAAGGCGCTGAAGCCGTTCATCGTGAAAATGTAA
- a CDS encoding NAD(+)--dinitrogen-reductase ADP-D-ribosyltransferase, translating into MMNLCNLPPWAIASRHFNRHPQPLEIQGVRRANRLLFERLDGLASPDARGAQFHDYMDVTFQLHQWERETSARGRKSLKNSYLRFLRGWMFESNSLEGAVLKGWVESRLGLPPTFHRVPIEDIHSEAYFRYTIDRMQGSARTSAINAQLDLLYEFVQYELCRRHPQTSHLKLWRGIHDFAEHRILEEQGKGRCLLRLNNLNSFTTDFERAWEFGSRVIEAEVPLPKIFFRGDLLPSSLLKGEGEVLVIGGEFEVKVLTGG; encoded by the coding sequence ATGATGAACCTCTGCAACCTCCCCCCCTGGGCGATCGCCTCCCGGCATTTCAACCGGCATCCGCAGCCGCTCGAAATCCAGGGGGTGCGCCGCGCCAACCGCCTCCTGTTCGAGCGGCTCGACGGCCTCGCCTCGCCCGACGCCCGCGGCGCCCAGTTTCACGACTACATGGACGTCACCTTCCAGCTTCACCAGTGGGAGCGGGAGACCTCGGCCAGGGGGCGCAAGAGCCTGAAGAACAGCTACCTGCGCTTTCTGCGCGGCTGGATGTTCGAGTCCAACTCCCTGGAGGGGGCGGTGCTCAAGGGGTGGGTGGAGAGCCGCCTCGGCCTGCCGCCGACCTTCCACCGCGTCCCGATCGAGGATATCCATTCCGAGGCGTATTTCCGCTACACCATCGACCGCATGCAGGGCTCGGCCCGCACCAGCGCCATCAACGCCCAGCTCGACCTGCTCTACGAGTTCGTCCAGTATGAGCTGTGCCGCCGGCATCCGCAGACCTCGCACCTCAAGCTCTGGCGCGGCATCCACGACTTCGCCGAGCACCGCATCCTCGAAGAGCAGGGGAAGGGCCGCTGCCTGCTGCGCCTGAACAATCTCAACTCCTTCACCACCGATTTCGAACGGGCCTGGGAGTTCGGCAGCCGGGTGATCGAAGCCGAAGTCCCCCTGCCGAAGATCTTCTTCCGCGGCGACCTGCTCCCCTCCTCGCTGCTCAAGGGGGAAGGAGAGGTGCTGGTGATCGGCGGCGAGTTCGAGGTCAAGGTGCTGACGGGCGGCTAG
- a CDS encoding chaperone NapD, producing the protein MPIGGFVIQIDTAMRPEILAPLGNMPEVELHGEDGMGNLVAVLDCETSQRMERVVEAIAAVAGVLNVGLVYIHAEDEVERIAAGDYVPSRRTHPRREQ; encoded by the coding sequence ATGCCCATAGGCGGCTTTGTCATACAGATCGATACCGCAATGCGCCCGGAAATTCTAGCGCCTCTGGGGAACATGCCGGAAGTGGAACTGCACGGGGAGGACGGGATGGGAAACCTGGTCGCCGTTCTGGATTGTGAAACGAGTCAGCGGATGGAAAGGGTGGTGGAGGCGATCGCCGCCGTGGCCGGCGTTCTCAATGTGGGACTTGTCTACATTCATGCCGAAGATGAAGTCGAGCGCATCGCCGCGGGGGATTACGTCCCCAGTCGCCGCACCCATCCGCGCCGGGAGCAGTAG
- the draG gene encoding ADP-ribosyl-[dinitrogen reductase] hydrolase: MKTPPVETNEVMRRAQAAFLGLAVGDALGATTEFMMPGEIRAKYGVHRKIRGGGWLHLRAGQVTDDTEMSLCIARALTAAGGWDLDGIARQFAAWLKGNPRDVGATCRRGIRDFMVKGQLETPYNDWDAGNGAVMRMAPVALFSLGDEALLARCAVAQARLTHHHPLSDAACVTVGRLVQQAVLGADRFALHALTRELVAAHPNFRFNNYKGNATAYVVDTLQTVFHYLFTTGAFEECLVGVVNQGGDADTTGAIAGMIAGAFYGLQAIPKGWLMKLDPQVRQEAEALALRLVRLSPCCREGAAASGS, from the coding sequence ATGAAAACACCCCCTGTCGAAACGAACGAGGTCATGCGTCGGGCCCAGGCCGCCTTCCTTGGCCTGGCCGTCGGCGACGCCCTGGGGGCGACCACCGAGTTCATGATGCCGGGGGAGATACGGGCGAAGTACGGGGTGCATCGCAAAATCCGCGGCGGCGGCTGGCTGCACCTCAGGGCCGGGCAGGTGACCGATGACACCGAGATGTCGCTCTGCATCGCCCGCGCCCTGACGGCAGCCGGGGGGTGGGACCTGGACGGAATCGCCCGGCAGTTTGCCGCCTGGCTGAAGGGAAATCCGCGGGATGTCGGCGCCACCTGCCGGCGGGGCATCCGCGACTTCATGGTCAAGGGCCAACTGGAAACCCCATACAACGACTGGGATGCCGGCAACGGTGCCGTCATGCGCATGGCCCCGGTCGCCCTCTTCAGCCTCGGCGACGAGGCGCTGCTCGCCCGCTGCGCCGTCGCCCAGGCGCGCCTCACCCATCATCACCCCCTCTCCGACGCCGCCTGCGTCACCGTCGGCCGCCTGGTCCAGCAGGCCGTGCTCGGCGCCGATCGCTTCGCCCTGCACGCCCTCACCCGCGAACTGGTCGCCGCCCACCCCAATTTCCGCTTCAACAACTACAAGGGGAACGCGACGGCCTACGTAGTCGACACCCTGCAGACCGTTTTCCACTACCTCTTCACCACGGGCGCCTTCGAAGAGTGCCTGGTCGGCGTGGTCAACCAGGGAGGCGATGCGGACACCACCGGCGCCATTGCCGGGATGATCGCCGGCGCCTTCTACGGCCTGCAGGCCATCCCGAAGGGGTGGCTGATGAAGCTCGACCCACAGGTGCGCCAGGAGGCGGAAGCGCTGGCGCTGCGACTGGTGCGCCTGTCGCCGTGCTGCAGGGAGGGAGCTGCCGCGTCCGGCAGTTGA
- the nrfA gene encoding ammonia-forming cytochrome c nitrite reductase: MKKSWIVTIASVVIMVPLLLLVVSIKENKADQKAINAVPDIKKFESRSSEWGKYYQRQYDSYMKTRKSDEIKDVLKEEPALVVMWAGYGFAKDYNAPRGHYYALEDNINSLRTGGPVDAQSGPMPTACWTCKSPDVPRLIEKNGELDYYTGKWARFGGEVANTIGCADCHDNKTMKLTATRGYLQQGLDAAGSLKYADASHQEMRSLVCAQCHVEYYFKKTEWTDAKGEKKTANVVTLPWDNGLSAEAMELYYDQREFSDWQHAISKTPMLKAQHPGYEMFVTGVHGKQGLSCADCHMPYVREGGVKYSSHQVGSPLQNIANTCLNCHQGTEKEFRATVERKLERKNELSRTAMSVLAKAHLEAGKAWELGATAEEMKPVLQDIRHAQWRWDFSIASHGSFFHAPEETLRVLGSAINKGQDARLKLRSVLAKYNAANYEAPDFSTKEKAQAIVGLPFGKLVEEKKVFLNGLRGQWIEEGKAKGVYDAKSREGMQFKTSYN, translated from the coding sequence ATGAAAAAATCATGGATCGTCACCATCGCCTCGGTCGTCATCATGGTCCCGCTGCTGCTGCTTGTCGTCTCCATCAAGGAGAACAAGGCGGACCAGAAGGCCATCAACGCCGTGCCGGACATCAAGAAATTCGAGTCGAGAAGTTCCGAGTGGGGCAAGTATTACCAGCGGCAGTACGACTCCTACATGAAGACCCGCAAGAGCGATGAAATCAAGGATGTGCTGAAGGAGGAGCCGGCCCTGGTGGTCATGTGGGCGGGATACGGCTTCGCCAAGGATTACAACGCACCGCGCGGGCACTATTACGCCCTTGAGGACAACATCAATTCCCTGCGCACCGGCGGCCCGGTCGATGCCCAGTCCGGTCCGATGCCCACGGCCTGCTGGACCTGCAAATCCCCCGACGTCCCGCGGCTGATCGAGAAGAACGGAGAACTCGATTATTATACCGGCAAGTGGGCCCGGTTTGGCGGCGAAGTCGCCAATACCATCGGCTGTGCCGACTGCCACGACAACAAGACGATGAAGCTGACCGCGACCCGCGGCTACCTGCAACAGGGGCTCGATGCCGCAGGCAGCCTGAAGTACGCGGACGCCTCCCACCAGGAGATGCGGTCGCTGGTCTGCGCCCAGTGCCATGTCGAATACTACTTCAAGAAGACCGAGTGGACGGACGCCAAGGGCGAGAAGAAAACGGCGAACGTCGTCACCTTGCCGTGGGACAACGGCCTCTCCGCGGAAGCCATGGAGTTGTACTACGACCAGCGGGAGTTTTCCGACTGGCAGCATGCGATCAGCAAGACCCCGATGCTCAAGGCCCAACACCCCGGCTATGAAATGTTCGTCACCGGCGTCCACGGCAAGCAGGGGCTTTCCTGCGCCGACTGCCACATGCCTTACGTCCGTGAAGGGGGTGTCAAGTATTCCAGCCACCAGGTCGGCAGCCCGCTGCAGAATATCGCCAACACCTGCCTGAACTGCCACCAGGGGACCGAAAAGGAATTCCGCGCCACCGTCGAGAGAAAGCTCGAGCGCAAGAACGAACTCTCCCGCACCGCCATGAGCGTCCTCGCCAAGGCGCACCTCGAAGCGGGCAAGGCCTGGGAGCTGGGAGCGACGGCAGAAGAGATGAAGCCGGTTCTGCAGGACATCCGGCACGCCCAGTGGCGCTGGGATTTCTCCATCGCCTCCCACGGTTCCTTCTTCCACGCCCCGGAAGAGACCCTTCGGGTCCTGGGGAGCGCCATCAACAAAGGACAGGATGCCCGCCTGAAGTTGCGCAGCGTTCTGGCCAAATACAATGCGGCCAACTATGAAGCCCCCGACTTTTCCACCAAGGAAAAAGCCCAGGCGATCGTCGGCCTGCCATTCGGCAAGCTGGTGGAAGAGAAGAAGGTTTTCCTGAACGGGCTCAGGGGGCAGTGGATCGAGGAAGGGAAAGCCAAAGGCGTTTACGACGCGAAATCCCGGGAAGGAATGCAGTTCAAGACCTCGTATAACTGA
- a CDS encoding cytochrome c3 family protein, translated as MKRIILYSMFFAFLVAALTACALRSAESPRMSGHPALSEQEMLIACQDCHAQKTLEVYQQWYQSGHGIATVKCYQCHGTFEGLRAEPSLDACAVCHSGQWEHAAGKTCWQCHPAHTFKAGN; from the coding sequence GTGAAACGGATCATTCTCTACAGCATGTTTTTCGCCTTCCTGGTTGCCGCCCTGACCGCCTGCGCGCTGCGATCGGCGGAAAGCCCGCGAATGTCGGGGCATCCCGCCCTTTCCGAGCAGGAGATGCTGATTGCCTGCCAGGACTGCCACGCGCAGAAGACCCTGGAGGTTTACCAGCAGTGGTACCAGTCGGGACACGGCATCGCCACCGTCAAATGCTACCAGTGCCACGGCACCTTCGAGGGCCTGCGGGCCGAACCTTCCCTCGACGCCTGCGCCGTCTGCCATTCGGGGCAGTGGGAGCATGCGGCAGGGAAAACCTGCTGGCAATGTCATCCGGCCCATACCTTCAAAGCCGGCAATTAA
- a CDS encoding aminotransferase class V-fold PLP-dependent enzyme, translating into MDFAACRQQFPITREFTFLNHAAVAAPPQPVVEAVAGFLAECAARGGLDYGRWQVRLAWVRERAAELIGAAAEEIAFLPNTSAGLATVAEGLNWRPGESALVAVPDFPANIYPWQHLERRGVAVRFIERDAGGRLGPEAVAKALVPGARLLAVSSVDYVTGFAADLPALGEFCRRQGLLLCVDAIQSLGVLPLDVKACGIHLLAAGGHKWLLGPMGSGLLFVDRDVADRFEPPLVGWKSVVDEENFELHFDLKQDAGKFEPGTLNLPGIFGLGAALELLHAVGAADIRQRVLALTDRLAEGLRQRGLEVVSPRGESERSGILSFRPPADAIHCFRFFADRRVAVSPRGGLIRLSPHFWNDESDLEAFFTALDAFGTTSKKD; encoded by the coding sequence ATGGATTTTGCCGCCTGCCGCCAGCAGTTTCCGATCACCCGGGAGTTCACCTTTCTCAACCATGCCGCCGTCGCCGCCCCCCCGCAGCCGGTGGTCGAGGCCGTCGCCGGCTTCCTGGCCGAATGTGCCGCCCGGGGCGGGCTCGACTATGGCCGCTGGCAGGTCCGCCTGGCCTGGGTGCGCGAGCGGGCGGCCGAGCTGATCGGCGCCGCCGCCGAGGAGATCGCCTTCCTGCCCAACACCTCGGCCGGTCTGGCGACGGTGGCCGAGGGGCTGAACTGGCGCCCGGGGGAGTCGGCGCTGGTCGCTGTCCCCGATTTCCCGGCCAACATCTACCCCTGGCAGCATCTGGAGCGCCGGGGGGTGGCCGTCCGTTTCATCGAACGGGACGCCGGCGGCCGCCTCGGTCCCGAGGCGGTGGCGAAAGCGCTGGTCCCGGGCGCCCGGCTGCTGGCGGTCAGCTCGGTCGATTACGTCACCGGCTTTGCCGCCGACCTGCCGGCCCTCGGGGAATTCTGCCGCCGGCAGGGGCTGCTGCTCTGCGTCGACGCGATCCAGAGCCTGGGAGTGCTCCCGCTGGATGTCAAGGCGTGCGGAATTCATCTGCTGGCGGCCGGCGGGCACAAGTGGCTGCTTGGGCCGATGGGCTCGGGCCTGCTCTTCGTCGACCGCGATGTCGCCGACCGTTTTGAACCGCCGCTGGTGGGGTGGAAGAGCGTCGTCGACGAGGAGAACTTCGAGCTGCATTTCGACCTGAAACAGGACGCCGGCAAGTTCGAGCCGGGGACTCTGAACCTGCCGGGGATCTTCGGCCTCGGCGCCGCCCTGGAGTTGCTGCACGCCGTCGGCGCTGCCGATATCCGGCAGCGGGTGCTGGCGCTCACCGACCGTCTCGCCGAGGGACTGCGCCAGCGGGGTCTGGAGGTCGTCTCCCCCCGGGGCGAATCGGAGCGCTCGGGGATCCTCTCCTTCCGGCCGCCTGCGGATGCCATCCACTGCTTCCGGTTCTTTGCCGACCGGCGGGTCGCGGTCTCCCCGCGCGGGGGACTGATCCGGCTGTCGCCGCATTTCTGGAACGACGAGAGCGATCTGGAGGCTTTTTTTACCGCCCTGGATGCGTTTGGGACGACCTCGAAAAAGGATTGA